Proteins co-encoded in one Acipenser ruthenus chromosome 3, fAciRut3.2 maternal haplotype, whole genome shotgun sequence genomic window:
- the LOC117394556 gene encoding forkhead box protein H1-like isoform X1 — protein sequence MFCVLCLKRSRLKSALYTRLNAQLIPCTQQTLNLTISSASTGASSLTRKVQDSPAGSRRGESEREQQINMTKHWGGSNLLHGQPTLAYLHSPCYSPRTFSELQLEWPPPPPQHHRYSSSAHVDYFRAAVAARHSFELNSPPPWAAYGSPWPADLRPAKAASAGSIIEQIMQLEPNANMTVSVQQNKGAPAKEVRNNGYEANEDSEDQDKKWVEDKCAKNGKKKNYQRYPKPPYSYLAMIAMVIQNSQEKKLTLSQILKEISTLFPFFTGNYKGWRDSVRHNLSSYDCFVKVLKDPGKPQGKGNFWAVDVSRVPLDLLKRQNTAVSRQEETVFAQDLAPYILHGQPSGQDQLQLEDSTPPSEPAPAIRLDSEDQYRPKLDSSFAIDSLLHSFKPGAGEKLGEHCKQGEQRLQGQGGWEPRPFFHESEPFPRPQSSMGYSSSESRSLRYSSRSTSGSSVSPASSSSSSEDSSWRSGLVAHKRPRPLPVGGEGSDSDSYEDCPTPLKSAKRTPAPWELPTSYTKYAPPNAVAPPSMRFPSNPFLQLGGLPFYNYRPSPAAAYVGPAYWSFLPRPGVPLQACHHRQPPALMDLDNLLQSVPPNKSVFDALVPEMPAPLPGQYTVQNSGGIGRYPPY from the exons ATGTTTTGCGTCCTGTGTTTAAAACGGTCTCGCCTGAAAAGTGCTTTATACACCCGCCTCAATGCACAGCTAATTCCATGCACGCAGCAGACCCTGAACTTAACCATATCCTCGG CATCCACTGGTGCCAGCAGTCTGACAAGAAAAGTTCAGGACAGTCCTGCAGGATCCAGAagaggggagagtgagagagagcaaCAAATCAACATGACAAAACACTGGGGGGGCAGCAACCTTCTGCATGGGCAACCTACCCTCGCCTACCTGCACTCGCCCTGCTACAGCCCCAGAACCTTCTCTGAACTTCAACTTGAGTGGCCACCACCACCGCCCCAGCACCACCGCTACTCCAGCTCGGCGCACGTTGATTATTTCCGAGCAGCCGTCGCGGCCAGGCACAGTTTTGAGTTGAATTCCCCTCCACCGTGGGCCGCTTACGGTAGCCCCTGGCCGGCGGATCTCCGGCCAGCGAAGGCAGCCTCAGCTGGCTCTATCATAGAGCAGATCATGCAGCTGGAACCCAACGCCAATATGACCGTCTCAGTCCAGCAGAACAAGGGCGCACCTGCGAAAGAGGTGCGTAACAACGGGTACGAGGCAAATGAGGATAGCGAGGACCAGGACAAGAAATGGGTAGAGGACAAGTGCGCAAAAAAcggaaaaaagaaaaactaccaGCGCTACCCCAAACCTCCGTACTCCTACCTCGCCATGATAGCCATGGTCATCCAGAATTCCCAGGAGAAAAAGCTGACCTTGTCTCAG ATCCTGAAGGAGATCAGCACCCTCTTCCCGTTCTTCACAGGGAATTACAAGGGCTGGCGGGACTCTGTGCGGCACAATCTCTCCTCCTACGACTGCTTCGTCAAG GTCCTGAAGGATCCAGGAAAGCCCCAGGGGAAAGGAAACTTCTGGGCGGTTGATGTGTCGCGCGTTCCTTTGGATCTGCTAAAGCGGCAGAACACGGCGGTGTCGCGACAGGAGGAGACAGTCTTCGCGCAGGACCTGGCACCCTATATCCTGCACGGGCAGCCCAGCGGACAGGACCAGCTCCAGCTCGAGGACTCCACTCCCCCTAGTGAGCCGGCCCCCGCCATCCGCCTCGACTCCGAAGACCAGTACCGCCCCAAACTGGACTCGTCCTTTGCCATCGACTCCCTGCTCCATAGCTTCAAGCCCGGTGCTGGAGAGAAGCTGGGTGAACACTGCAAGCAGGGGGAACAGAGACTCCAGGGGCAGGGGGGCTGGGAGCCGAGACCCTTCTTCCACGAATCGGAGCCCTTCCCCCGGCCTCAGTCCAGCATGGGCTACTCCTCCTCAGAGTCCCGCAGCCTCCGTTACTCCTCACGGAGCACTTCAGGCAGCTCGGTCAGCCctgcttcctcctcctcttcctcggaAGACTCTAGCTGGAGGAGCGGGCTGGTGGCACACAAGCGCCCCAGACCGTTGCCCGTGGGAGGAGAGGGGTCCGATTCGGATAGCTATGAGGACTGCCCCACGCCTCTGAAGTCAGCTAAGAGGACCCCTGCCCCCTGGGAGCTGCCTACATCCTACACCAAATACGCGCCTCCCAATGCAGTGGCTCCTCCCAGCATGCGCTTCCCCAGCAACCCCTTTCTGCAGCTGGGGGGCCTGCCCTTCTATAACTACCGGCCCTCTCCTGCTGCAGCCTATGTGGGCCCTGCTTACTGGTCCTTCCTGCCCAGACCCGGTGtccctctgcaggcctgccacCACCGGCAGCCCCCTGCCCTCATGGATCTAGACAACCTCCTCCAATCTGTGCCCCCCAACAAGAGTGTGTTTGACGCACTAGTGCCCGAGATGCCCGCCCCTCTGCCAGGGCAGTACACAGTCCAGAACTCTGGGGGTATCGGGCGGTATCCCCCTTACTGA
- the LOC117394556 gene encoding forkhead box protein H1-like isoform X2, translated as MPLASTGASSLTRKVQDSPAGSRRGESEREQQINMTKHWGGSNLLHGQPTLAYLHSPCYSPRTFSELQLEWPPPPPQHHRYSSSAHVDYFRAAVAARHSFELNSPPPWAAYGSPWPADLRPAKAASAGSIIEQIMQLEPNANMTVSVQQNKGAPAKEVRNNGYEANEDSEDQDKKWVEDKCAKNGKKKNYQRYPKPPYSYLAMIAMVIQNSQEKKLTLSQILKEISTLFPFFTGNYKGWRDSVRHNLSSYDCFVKVLKDPGKPQGKGNFWAVDVSRVPLDLLKRQNTAVSRQEETVFAQDLAPYILHGQPSGQDQLQLEDSTPPSEPAPAIRLDSEDQYRPKLDSSFAIDSLLHSFKPGAGEKLGEHCKQGEQRLQGQGGWEPRPFFHESEPFPRPQSSMGYSSSESRSLRYSSRSTSGSSVSPASSSSSSEDSSWRSGLVAHKRPRPLPVGGEGSDSDSYEDCPTPLKSAKRTPAPWELPTSYTKYAPPNAVAPPSMRFPSNPFLQLGGLPFYNYRPSPAAAYVGPAYWSFLPRPGVPLQACHHRQPPALMDLDNLLQSVPPNKSVFDALVPEMPAPLPGQYTVQNSGGIGRYPPY; from the exons ATGCCCCTAG CATCCACTGGTGCCAGCAGTCTGACAAGAAAAGTTCAGGACAGTCCTGCAGGATCCAGAagaggggagagtgagagagagcaaCAAATCAACATGACAAAACACTGGGGGGGCAGCAACCTTCTGCATGGGCAACCTACCCTCGCCTACCTGCACTCGCCCTGCTACAGCCCCAGAACCTTCTCTGAACTTCAACTTGAGTGGCCACCACCACCGCCCCAGCACCACCGCTACTCCAGCTCGGCGCACGTTGATTATTTCCGAGCAGCCGTCGCGGCCAGGCACAGTTTTGAGTTGAATTCCCCTCCACCGTGGGCCGCTTACGGTAGCCCCTGGCCGGCGGATCTCCGGCCAGCGAAGGCAGCCTCAGCTGGCTCTATCATAGAGCAGATCATGCAGCTGGAACCCAACGCCAATATGACCGTCTCAGTCCAGCAGAACAAGGGCGCACCTGCGAAAGAGGTGCGTAACAACGGGTACGAGGCAAATGAGGATAGCGAGGACCAGGACAAGAAATGGGTAGAGGACAAGTGCGCAAAAAAcggaaaaaagaaaaactaccaGCGCTACCCCAAACCTCCGTACTCCTACCTCGCCATGATAGCCATGGTCATCCAGAATTCCCAGGAGAAAAAGCTGACCTTGTCTCAG ATCCTGAAGGAGATCAGCACCCTCTTCCCGTTCTTCACAGGGAATTACAAGGGCTGGCGGGACTCTGTGCGGCACAATCTCTCCTCCTACGACTGCTTCGTCAAG GTCCTGAAGGATCCAGGAAAGCCCCAGGGGAAAGGAAACTTCTGGGCGGTTGATGTGTCGCGCGTTCCTTTGGATCTGCTAAAGCGGCAGAACACGGCGGTGTCGCGACAGGAGGAGACAGTCTTCGCGCAGGACCTGGCACCCTATATCCTGCACGGGCAGCCCAGCGGACAGGACCAGCTCCAGCTCGAGGACTCCACTCCCCCTAGTGAGCCGGCCCCCGCCATCCGCCTCGACTCCGAAGACCAGTACCGCCCCAAACTGGACTCGTCCTTTGCCATCGACTCCCTGCTCCATAGCTTCAAGCCCGGTGCTGGAGAGAAGCTGGGTGAACACTGCAAGCAGGGGGAACAGAGACTCCAGGGGCAGGGGGGCTGGGAGCCGAGACCCTTCTTCCACGAATCGGAGCCCTTCCCCCGGCCTCAGTCCAGCATGGGCTACTCCTCCTCAGAGTCCCGCAGCCTCCGTTACTCCTCACGGAGCACTTCAGGCAGCTCGGTCAGCCctgcttcctcctcctcttcctcggaAGACTCTAGCTGGAGGAGCGGGCTGGTGGCACACAAGCGCCCCAGACCGTTGCCCGTGGGAGGAGAGGGGTCCGATTCGGATAGCTATGAGGACTGCCCCACGCCTCTGAAGTCAGCTAAGAGGACCCCTGCCCCCTGGGAGCTGCCTACATCCTACACCAAATACGCGCCTCCCAATGCAGTGGCTCCTCCCAGCATGCGCTTCCCCAGCAACCCCTTTCTGCAGCTGGGGGGCCTGCCCTTCTATAACTACCGGCCCTCTCCTGCTGCAGCCTATGTGGGCCCTGCTTACTGGTCCTTCCTGCCCAGACCCGGTGtccctctgcaggcctgccacCACCGGCAGCCCCCTGCCCTCATGGATCTAGACAACCTCCTCCAATCTGTGCCCCCCAACAAGAGTGTGTTTGACGCACTAGTGCCCGAGATGCCCGCCCCTCTGCCAGGGCAGTACACAGTCCAGAACTCTGGGGGTATCGGGCGGTATCCCCCTTACTGA
- the LOC117394556 gene encoding forkhead box protein H1-like isoform X3, with amino-acid sequence MTKHWGGSNLLHGQPTLAYLHSPCYSPRTFSELQLEWPPPPPQHHRYSSSAHVDYFRAAVAARHSFELNSPPPWAAYGSPWPADLRPAKAASAGSIIEQIMQLEPNANMTVSVQQNKGAPAKEVRNNGYEANEDSEDQDKKWVEDKCAKNGKKKNYQRYPKPPYSYLAMIAMVIQNSQEKKLTLSQILKEISTLFPFFTGNYKGWRDSVRHNLSSYDCFVKVLKDPGKPQGKGNFWAVDVSRVPLDLLKRQNTAVSRQEETVFAQDLAPYILHGQPSGQDQLQLEDSTPPSEPAPAIRLDSEDQYRPKLDSSFAIDSLLHSFKPGAGEKLGEHCKQGEQRLQGQGGWEPRPFFHESEPFPRPQSSMGYSSSESRSLRYSSRSTSGSSVSPASSSSSSEDSSWRSGLVAHKRPRPLPVGGEGSDSDSYEDCPTPLKSAKRTPAPWELPTSYTKYAPPNAVAPPSMRFPSNPFLQLGGLPFYNYRPSPAAAYVGPAYWSFLPRPGVPLQACHHRQPPALMDLDNLLQSVPPNKSVFDALVPEMPAPLPGQYTVQNSGGIGRYPPY; translated from the exons ATGACAAAACACTGGGGGGGCAGCAACCTTCTGCATGGGCAACCTACCCTCGCCTACCTGCACTCGCCCTGCTACAGCCCCAGAACCTTCTCTGAACTTCAACTTGAGTGGCCACCACCACCGCCCCAGCACCACCGCTACTCCAGCTCGGCGCACGTTGATTATTTCCGAGCAGCCGTCGCGGCCAGGCACAGTTTTGAGTTGAATTCCCCTCCACCGTGGGCCGCTTACGGTAGCCCCTGGCCGGCGGATCTCCGGCCAGCGAAGGCAGCCTCAGCTGGCTCTATCATAGAGCAGATCATGCAGCTGGAACCCAACGCCAATATGACCGTCTCAGTCCAGCAGAACAAGGGCGCACCTGCGAAAGAGGTGCGTAACAACGGGTACGAGGCAAATGAGGATAGCGAGGACCAGGACAAGAAATGGGTAGAGGACAAGTGCGCAAAAAAcggaaaaaagaaaaactaccaGCGCTACCCCAAACCTCCGTACTCCTACCTCGCCATGATAGCCATGGTCATCCAGAATTCCCAGGAGAAAAAGCTGACCTTGTCTCAG ATCCTGAAGGAGATCAGCACCCTCTTCCCGTTCTTCACAGGGAATTACAAGGGCTGGCGGGACTCTGTGCGGCACAATCTCTCCTCCTACGACTGCTTCGTCAAG GTCCTGAAGGATCCAGGAAAGCCCCAGGGGAAAGGAAACTTCTGGGCGGTTGATGTGTCGCGCGTTCCTTTGGATCTGCTAAAGCGGCAGAACACGGCGGTGTCGCGACAGGAGGAGACAGTCTTCGCGCAGGACCTGGCACCCTATATCCTGCACGGGCAGCCCAGCGGACAGGACCAGCTCCAGCTCGAGGACTCCACTCCCCCTAGTGAGCCGGCCCCCGCCATCCGCCTCGACTCCGAAGACCAGTACCGCCCCAAACTGGACTCGTCCTTTGCCATCGACTCCCTGCTCCATAGCTTCAAGCCCGGTGCTGGAGAGAAGCTGGGTGAACACTGCAAGCAGGGGGAACAGAGACTCCAGGGGCAGGGGGGCTGGGAGCCGAGACCCTTCTTCCACGAATCGGAGCCCTTCCCCCGGCCTCAGTCCAGCATGGGCTACTCCTCCTCAGAGTCCCGCAGCCTCCGTTACTCCTCACGGAGCACTTCAGGCAGCTCGGTCAGCCctgcttcctcctcctcttcctcggaAGACTCTAGCTGGAGGAGCGGGCTGGTGGCACACAAGCGCCCCAGACCGTTGCCCGTGGGAGGAGAGGGGTCCGATTCGGATAGCTATGAGGACTGCCCCACGCCTCTGAAGTCAGCTAAGAGGACCCCTGCCCCCTGGGAGCTGCCTACATCCTACACCAAATACGCGCCTCCCAATGCAGTGGCTCCTCCCAGCATGCGCTTCCCCAGCAACCCCTTTCTGCAGCTGGGGGGCCTGCCCTTCTATAACTACCGGCCCTCTCCTGCTGCAGCCTATGTGGGCCCTGCTTACTGGTCCTTCCTGCCCAGACCCGGTGtccctctgcaggcctgccacCACCGGCAGCCCCCTGCCCTCATGGATCTAGACAACCTCCTCCAATCTGTGCCCCCCAACAAGAGTGTGTTTGACGCACTAGTGCCCGAGATGCCCGCCCCTCTGCCAGGGCAGTACACAGTCCAGAACTCTGGGGGTATCGGGCGGTATCCCCCTTACTGA